Proteins encoded within one genomic window of Pongo pygmaeus isolate AG05252 chromosome 6, NHGRI_mPonPyg2-v2.0_pri, whole genome shotgun sequence:
- the FAM180A gene encoding protein FAM180A yields MHWKMLLLLLLYYNAEASMCHRWSRAVLFPAAHRPKRSSSLPLNPVLQTSLEEVELLYEFLLAELEIGPDLQISIKDEELASLRKAADFHTICNNIIPKSIPDIRRLSASLSSHPGILKKEDFERTVLTLAYTAYRTALTHGYQKDIWAQSLVSLFQALRHDLMRSLQPGVPP; encoded by the exons ATGCATTGGAAGATGTTGCTGCTTCTGCTGTTGTATTACAATGCTGAGGCTTCTATGTGCCACAGGTGGAGCAGGG ccgTGCTCTTCCCTGCTGCCCACCGGCCAAAGAGGTCCTCATCACTGCCATTGAACCCAGTCCTGCAGACctccctggaggaggtggagCTGCTCTACGAG TTCCTGCTGGCCGAACTTGAGATCGGCCCTGACCTGCAGATCTCCATCAAGGATGAGGAGCTGGCCTCCTTGCGGAAGGCCGCAGACTTCCACACCATCTGCAACAACATCATCCCCAAGAGCATCCCAGACATCCGCCGGCTCAGTGCCAGCCTCTCCAGCCACCCTGGCATCCTCAAGAAAGAAGACTTTGAAAGGACGGTGCTGACCCTGGCCTACACAGCCTACCGCACAGCCCTGACCCACGGCTATCAGAAGGACATCTGGGCACAGTCCCTCGTTAGCCTCTTCCAGGCCCTGAGGCACGACTTGATGCGCTCCTTACAGCCGGGAGTACCTCCCTGA